The genome window CAAAACCGACTTGATTTCTAGCTACTTTAGGCCTTATTCCTAATGTGTATGAAAATTGATCATTAATTTTTTTGTCTAATGCAGTTCCTAAAACAAATAAATGACTTTTTGCATCAATTACATCATTAAAAATATTTTGTTGAAAAACGAGATATCGCTGTTCACCAAATACACTAAGTCCATAACCATTTCCTAAATTAAAACTATACTTTAATCCAGAAACTTCAGTATAATTGTAGAAACTAAAACTATTTTTACCTGAAGCTGTATTACTATTACCAATGTCAGACGATAGTGAAACTCTATCAGCTGCCCCTAAAAGATACGCCTGCCAAGTTCCGGTCGAATGATTTCCATTGAAAACAAATTGATAATCTGTTGCTTGTGGAATAGTAACAAAACTGGAATCACTTGCTAATTTTTGGATAAGTGGTTTATAAAGCTCTAAATATGTTCGTCTAAAACCCATTCGATAACCAATAGCATCATTATCTTTTTCACTTGTAGTAGAGTTATCTGCTTGAACAGCATCTGTAGTTACTTTTTCAGAATCATTTGATTCTTTACCAAAAGCGTTTCCTTCTAAATAAATACCACTTTGGATCATCCCAAGTTCAAATTCTCCAGATAATTTTTTTGGAATTTTTCCAGGAGATCTAAGCTGAATAACACCGCCAATTGTATCTGTATATCGAGCACTAAAAGCGCCAGGATAAAAATCCATAGATTCTATCATTCTACTAGGAATAATAGTTTGTGCTCCACCAAAGTGAAAAATAAAAGGTAACAGCAAATCATCATAGTAATATGAATTGTCTCCAGGCAATCCACCTCGTACAACGATATCAGCACTTCCAACACTAGCTGGTAATACTGAAGGTAACGTCTGCAACAATTTAACTGCATCACGAGAAGTACCAGGGGCTTGATCTATTTCATCTGCTTGAAATGAAGTTTGAGATATTTCATCTTTCTTTTTTGCTCTAATAATTCCATAACCGCCATATTCTGGTGCTGGTTCAAGTAAGAAAGGAGACTCACTTTGGAGTTTTCCATCTTCAATTTTAATTTTCAAATCTTGAAAATTTTCAGCCCGAATAACAATTCCTTTTGAAGTTTTACTAACAATTAAAGTAAAAAAACCATCGTTATTTGATCTGGTTGTAATCTGACGATTACTTTCATCAAATATCATAGCATCCACGATGTCTGTTCTTGAACCTAATGCTCGAACTTTTCCTTGAATTTTTATTTTTCCGTCAAGGTTAGCATCTTGTGTTTTATCTTGCGCAAATACGCTTTGGGAATAGATCAATTGATTTGAAAGCAATACGATGATAATGAGCGGTACGTTTTTCTTCAACATTGTTTGAACCTATAATATTTACATTATCAATAATTAAACACTCAGATAAAAATAACATAAAAAACTATTATTTTTCAAAATATGAAATTCAAAAATTTGAAAAATAATTTTGCTTAATTTTTAATCAAAATTATTTTTTTTGCTATTTTACAATTTTGCGTATTCAATATAATAAGCTTTCTTAAGGTTCTCTATTATTCGTTAAGACTTTTTATGATAGAGTATCATTCAACTGAAAGGCAATGTGTGAACTCATTTGAAAAAACAACTGATTTCTTCCAGAAACCATTTGATTTAAAAAAAACTTATTTTTGGTTAATCCTATTTTCATTTCTATTGATACGGATCATTTGGTCTATCTTCTTTCCAATGGCAAATGATGAGGTTTATTATTGGGAATGGGCAAGATCTCCGCAACTTAGTTATGTAGATGCTCCCCCATTTGTCGCTTGGCAAGGATTTCTTGGAAATTTATTTTTTGACAATTCTTTAGGTGTTCGTTTTTTTCTTCCTTTTTTTTATTTAATCTCTACATTATTTTTATTATTTAGCGCAAATAAATTAGCTTCAATACAAAATAAATTATTTACAAATGAAATGGCATATTCCGTAATAATCTTGACTCAACTCATCCCAGTTTTTACGATGGAAGGATTTATATTACTACCAGATAATGGTTTATTATTTGGAATTTCAGGATCTCTTTATTTTTTACTATCTGCTATTTCTAAACAACAAAGGAAACAACTCCAACAATTACCAATAAAGTATGCTATTTTTGCTGGTTTTTTTATAGGAATAGCCGGTCTTTCAAAATATCATGCCCTTCCAATTAGTTTAGGATTTTTTCTTTCCATTGTTGTTTATAGGGGTTTTAAAAAAAGTGTTGGTGATATTCCATTTTGGTTATTAACTATTATCAGTAGTCTTCTAATTGTAAGTCCAGTTTTTATTTGGAATATAGAACACCAATTCGCTTCTTTTCATTTTCAAAGTCAACATGGTTTTGCAGGGTTTTCTTTTAATCTAAAAGGATTTAGTAAATTTTTATTAGGTACGATTTTTTATCTATACCCGTGGTTTTTTCTTGCATTTTTTATTTTTATTATTCAAAACTTAAAACGAAAAAAATATTTAAACTCAATCAATAATATAGTTATTTTTCCTTTTTTGATTTTATTTATAATTATTTTTATTTCTGCAATGGGAAAACAAGCCTTACCACATTGGACAATGCCTGGATTTTTTCTTCTCATACCAGCATTCGCAATTCAATGGCATCCTTTGACAAACAAACATTTTAAAAAATGGAAAGTTTATTTAAAAATTTCCTTAATTACTTCAGTCTTACTTCCAACTATTTTGTGTTTTGATCAATTCAATCAGTTTTTAATACGTTCATATGTATTTTTTAAGGGCAACGCAGATGACCTTTTTCAAGTTTATGCTTGGAAAAATTTACAATATGATTTAAAAAAACAAGCGCTAGTAGATATTGAAACAAAACCTTTTAATCCATACAAATTAAGTTGCAAAGGTTCAGAATTCGTAGTTGGATCTTTGAAATGGTACTGGACTGCTCAAATGGCTTTTCATTTTCAAAATCAACCCAAAATATATAATTTTGACTTTATTAATACATCATTTTATTTATGGAGAGATAACCTCCCTCGATTGGCAAATTGCAATATAATCATTCTTGGAAGTAAAGACCATTTCGATCAAAATTTAATTGAAGAAGTTATGGATATTCATGAAAAGAAAGAAATTCATATTTACCCCTATTTAGGAGAAAATATAATTTATCTCAAGGGAAGAATGAAAGAAGAAACAAAATTAAAAGAAATTTACGAAAAACAAATAAAGCAAATAAAGTTTTAAGATCAATTTAATTGAAATTTTTGAGTTTTTCTAAAATATCTTTTAATGCACAACTTACAATTTCAATTTCCCAAGTGTGACCTTTTGCTGAGTTTTCTAACTCTTGGATCCATTCAATAAGATTACTTACAATTTTTGTGCTAGAATTTGTTTCTCTATCATCTAGCTCGTTGTCGGATAATTGTTCCAAATATGTCTTCCAAGAAGATAAAGGTGCATCAAGCATGTTTACTAATCGATTTAAACGTTTGGTTTGATCTTGCCCTTCCCAATCTCCACTTACTTGAAAGGGATACCAATCAAGTTCATGCCTATGAAGCCACAAATGAGCTCCGTTACTCAAAGCAACCCGCCTGAAATCATCTGGGAGTGCATTTTGAAACCCGTCTGGCCTTTTCCAGATCACATGCATAATCTAACCTCACATAATTTAAAGGACACCTTGATGGTGTGCAATTTAAGTCTCGATAATACAACCGAAAGAAAAATAAACAAGCTCAAAAAAATTTGAAATTCTTAAAGCTGATAGCTTATTTTTATATTATGTATTAAAGTCTTTTTGGTTTTCTGTTTTCAACAACAAAAAACCATCTTTTCAAAAGGAGTTTTATTTTGACAAAAGTTCTCATTTATACAACAACTGTGTGCCCCTACTGCAACGCAGCAAAAAATCTTTTTAAAAGTCTAAATGTTGAATATGAAGAGATTAATTTAGATAGTGATTCTGATTTGAGAGCAAAGCTTTCTGCAGAAAATAACGGCTGGAGAACTGTTCCAATGATATTCATTGATGGTAAATTTATTGGTGGTTTTGATGACGCTAATAAACTTCATAAAGAGGGAAAACTTCTAAATTTACTTGGAAAAAACTAACTTAATACGAAAATAATAATATGTTTAAAATTGCTAGAGTAGTTGGTTTAATTGTTTTAAGTGCATCTATTAGTGGATGCGTAATTGGATTTAGTAACAAGAAAAACCATATTTCAGACGAATTTACAAATGTATATATCCCAGCAGCTATCGATAAATCTTCTTACTCTGGTAATGCCAGTCGTTTAACCCAAGCAATTCGCCAAAAATTAGCTTTAAATTCTGATTTAAATATAACTTCTGCAGAATATGCTAGATGGGCAATTGAAATTATTATTGCTGATAGAATTCAAGATATTGTATCAATCGATGATTGCCGTAACCCTGCTAATACAACGGTAGCAAGTGGAGCTTTTAAATGCGCTGCTATTCACCCAGAAATTGCAGATTCAAATACTTCTTTGCCAAAGTCCTTTAGTCACTCAACCAAATCGCCTGCACAAGAAAAAATATCCCTCGTTGTTGAAACAAAAGCTATTGATTTAAATGATGGAAAAGTAATTTGGTCAAAACGCTATTCAGCAAGAAATATCACTCCTGTTACATTTAATGAAATTGGAGATATCGACGGAAATACTATTAAGTATATGCAATGGACACCAGACTTACATGTTCTGAGATATCAAGAAAGTATAGATAATTCTGTTAAAAGTTATTCTGAAAGTATATCTGCAGATATTTATAATCTTTTAACAAGTGCTTTGCCTAAAAAAAAGACTATTGATCGTTCAAAAGGAACCTAATCTTCTTTAATAGCTACTTGTAAAAATGACAAAGAAAATGTAGTTTTTCCTCGATTTTATATCCTTTGTTTCTTCCCCAATTAGGAGAGCCATTTATGCTTTTAAATTTTGTCGCAAAATATAAAAAAGATTTGGAAAATATTGCTCTTTCTGTTCGAATTTTAGGAATGGATGCAGTTTTAAAAGCAAAATCTGGGCATGTAGGTCTGCCATTGGGGGGTGCTGAAATAGGCACCCTCCTTTATTTTGCAGTTATGCAACACAGTGCAGAAAATCCAAATTGGATAGATAGAGATCGTTTTATTCTATCAGCTGGGCACGGAAGTATGCTCCAGTATTCTCTCTTACATATGGCTAACTATCCTATATCTAAAGAGGAAATAGTTGAATTTAGACAATTAAATAGTTTGACTCCTGGGCATCCGGAATATGGTCACACAATTGGAATAGAATGTACAACTGGCCCGCTAGGACAAGGAATTTCACATGCTGTAGGTATGGCAGTTGCTGAAAGAATGTTAGCTGCTCGTTTTAATACTGAAAATAATGAATTGATAGATCATAGGACTTTTGTTTTAGCAGGTGATGGCTGTCTGATGGAAGGCGTTAGTTCCGAGGCTTGTAGTTTAGCTGGGCATTTAAAATTAAACAGACTTATCACACTTTATGATGCTAATAATATTACTATCGATGGAACCATAGATATTTCTTTTAGTGAAAATGTGCAAAAAAGATATGAAGCTTATGGTTGGAATGTACTTCTTGCAGATGGAAATGATTTTGAATCCCTCGCGAAAGCTATGGAACAAGCTCTTATTTTTTCTAAAATGCCTAATGGAGAAACAGGACCAACGATTATTATTTGTAAAGGTGTTCCTGGAAAAGGCTCCCCCAAATGGGAAGGTAAACCTAAAATTCATGGAAACCCAATGACCGCAGAAGATGTCGTTGATGCAAAACGGCATTTAGGAATTGAAAACGTAGAACCATTTTATATTCCACAAGAGTGTTATGATTCGGCTAAAAATTTACGTGAAATCGGTTCACAAAAATATCAAATTTGGGAAAAACAATTATCTAAAACATTACATTTTTGGGAATCTAATGAACCTGAAAAACTAAAACTTTGGCAGCAACATTTCAATAAAGAGCTTACAATCGAATTTACCGATCAAGTTCTTAATGCCGCTAAAGGAAATATGGCCACACGAGTTTCAAGTGGCAAAGCTCTATGTGAATTAGCCGCCTTAAATCCACAACTAGTAGGTGGTTCAGCTGACTTGGCAGGAAGTAATTTAACAACTTTACCAAATACAACATTTATTAATAGAAAAGATTTTTCAGGCAGAAATATTCACTTTGGTGTTAGAGAACATGGAATGGCCGCTATCTGTAACGGCATTTCTCTGCATGGAGGATTTCAAGCTTATTGTGCAACTTTCGCTGTTTTTTCTGATTATATGCGTCCTTCCATCCGCTTAGCTGCTTTAATGAAATTACCTACTATCTTTATTTTGACTCATGACAGTTATGCTGTGGGAGAAGATGGACCAACTCATCAACCAATTGAACATGCTGCCGCCTTAAGAGCAATTCCAGATCTTCTTGTTTATCGCCCAGGGGATGCTCTTGAAACCTATTTGGCATGGGAAAAAGCTGTAAATACAAAAAATAAACCTACAGCATTATTACTTACCCGTCAGGATTTAACAAATTTAGATCATTTTCTAACAATTCCAAGAGAATCTATTTTGGTAAAAGAAAGTCTAGATAAAGGGGCATATATTGTTAAGGATTTTGGAGGAAACTCTGGAATAAAGGCCATTATTGTTGCTTCAGGCAGTGAAGTTTCTCTTGCTATTGAAACTGCTAATCTATTAGAAAAAGAAACATTTCAATCTTTAAATCAAAATAATTTAACTCTATCAATCCGTGTTGTAAGCTGTATAGCACCACAAATTTTAATAGAAAATCCGGTTACTTTAAATAAGTTAATACCAAAAGAAATACCAACACTTGCGATTGAAGCAGGTTCAACTCAAAGTTGGGGAGAAATTGTTGGAAGAGATGGTGCAATATTTGGTATGAAATCATTTGGCGCATCTGCTCCAGCAAAAGTTTTAGCAGAACATTTTGGTTTTGAAAAAAATAAATTTTCTAATTTTATTTTAAACCATTTACAATTAAGGCGTTAAAATGAAGTTATTAAAATCTATTAACTTTCATTTGAACGAAAAAGAATTAATAAATATTAAAAATGTTAATATTTGTTATTTTGCATGTCTTTTATTAGTATTATTAATAAATATAGTACTAAATTATAAAGAATCTGCGCATGTTTGGATAGAAATAATAGGATCTATTA of Pigmentibacter sp. JX0631 contains these proteins:
- a CDS encoding glutaredoxin, with the protein product MTKVLIYTTTVCPYCNAAKNLFKSLNVEYEEINLDSDSDLRAKLSAENNGWRTVPMIFIDGKFIGGFDDANKLHKEGKLLNLLGKN
- a CDS encoding TonB-dependent receptor plug domain-containing protein is translated as MLKKNVPLIIIVLLSNQLIYSQSVFAQDKTQDANLDGKIKIQGKVRALGSRTDIVDAMIFDESNRQITTRSNNDGFFTLIVSKTSKGIVIRAENFQDLKIKIEDGKLQSESPFLLEPAPEYGGYGIIRAKKKDEISQTSFQADEIDQAPGTSRDAVKLLQTLPSVLPASVGSADIVVRGGLPGDNSYYYDDLLLPFIFHFGGAQTIIPSRMIESMDFYPGAFSARYTDTIGGVIQLRSPGKIPKKLSGEFELGMIQSGIYLEGNAFGKESNDSEKVTTDAVQADNSTTSEKDNDAIGYRMGFRRTYLELYKPLIQKLASDSSFVTIPQATDYQFVFNGNHSTGTWQAYLLGAADRVSLSSDIGNSNTASGKNSFSFYNYTEVSGLKYSFNLGNGYGLSVFGEQRYLVFQQNIFNDVIDAKSHLFVLGTALDKKINDQFSYTLGIRPKVARNQVGFDVVQYPSGDPTVYFDPELAPRNKTSVTVNYFYGDTYLDFTYSPIKSLKFNPGVNVLKGPSANQLAIDPRIGVKYEFMEGQTLKAAWGYYSQLPAIQYLISGYGNPNLNLERNIQYVVGHEAKFFDNYSTDLQLWYKTSNNLTGPAVSDPNNKFENSIQSRAKGVEFFLKKKPSDFWFGWISYGWSMAEVRDPGSGAWRFSDYDRTHSFNLVYGQKITSRWNAGFRLQYMTGNPYSTVQGGTFNQNTGVYAAAPDGNTYLINKNDGRSPYFMEVDFRTEYDFLFSDWTLTSYLNILNLFNRSNVAYTTFNRDYSNTVSVTGLPILPSIGVIAKF
- the tkt gene encoding transketolase codes for the protein MLLNFVAKYKKDLENIALSVRILGMDAVLKAKSGHVGLPLGGAEIGTLLYFAVMQHSAENPNWIDRDRFILSAGHGSMLQYSLLHMANYPISKEEIVEFRQLNSLTPGHPEYGHTIGIECTTGPLGQGISHAVGMAVAERMLAARFNTENNELIDHRTFVLAGDGCLMEGVSSEACSLAGHLKLNRLITLYDANNITIDGTIDISFSENVQKRYEAYGWNVLLADGNDFESLAKAMEQALIFSKMPNGETGPTIIICKGVPGKGSPKWEGKPKIHGNPMTAEDVVDAKRHLGIENVEPFYIPQECYDSAKNLREIGSQKYQIWEKQLSKTLHFWESNEPEKLKLWQQHFNKELTIEFTDQVLNAAKGNMATRVSSGKALCELAALNPQLVGGSADLAGSNLTTLPNTTFINRKDFSGRNIHFGVREHGMAAICNGISLHGGFQAYCATFAVFSDYMRPSIRLAALMKLPTIFILTHDSYAVGEDGPTHQPIEHAAALRAIPDLLVYRPGDALETYLAWEKAVNTKNKPTALLLTRQDLTNLDHFLTIPRESILVKESLDKGAYIVKDFGGNSGIKAIIVASGSEVSLAIETANLLEKETFQSLNQNNLTLSIRVVSCIAPQILIENPVTLNKLIPKEIPTLAIEAGSTQSWGEIVGRDGAIFGMKSFGASAPAKVLAEHFGFEKNKFSNFILNHLQLRR
- a CDS encoding glycosyltransferase family 39 protein — encoded protein: MIEYHSTERQCVNSFEKTTDFFQKPFDLKKTYFWLILFSFLLIRIIWSIFFPMANDEVYYWEWARSPQLSYVDAPPFVAWQGFLGNLFFDNSLGVRFFLPFFYLISTLFLLFSANKLASIQNKLFTNEMAYSVIILTQLIPVFTMEGFILLPDNGLLFGISGSLYFLLSAISKQQRKQLQQLPIKYAIFAGFFIGIAGLSKYHALPISLGFFLSIVVYRGFKKSVGDIPFWLLTIISSLLIVSPVFIWNIEHQFASFHFQSQHGFAGFSFNLKGFSKFLLGTIFYLYPWFFLAFFIFIIQNLKRKKYLNSINNIVIFPFLILFIIIFISAMGKQALPHWTMPGFFLLIPAFAIQWHPLTNKHFKKWKVYLKISLITSVLLPTILCFDQFNQFLIRSYVFFKGNADDLFQVYAWKNLQYDLKKQALVDIETKPFNPYKLSCKGSEFVVGSLKWYWTAQMAFHFQNQPKIYNFDFINTSFYLWRDNLPRLANCNIIILGSKDHFDQNLIEEVMDIHEKKEIHIYPYLGENIIYLKGRMKEETKLKEIYEKQIKQIKF